From one Streptococcus oralis genomic stretch:
- the gor gene encoding glutathione-disulfide reductase: MREYDIIAIGGGSGGIATMNRAGEHGAKAAVIEEKKLGGTCVNVGCVPKKIMWYGAQIAESFHHYGPDYGFTSSDVQFDFAKLRQNREAYIDRARSSYDGSFKRNGVDLIEGRAHFIDAHTVSVNGELIRAKHIVIATGARPSIPTIPGAELGGSSDDVFAWEQLPESVAILGAGYIAVELAGVLHALGVKTDLFVRRDRPLRTFDSYIVEGLVNEMEKTGLPLHTHKVPAKLEKSEQGITIHFEDGSSHTASQVIWATGRRPIVDGLELEKAGVTLNERGFIQVDEYQNTVVDGIYALGDVTGEKELTPVAIKAGRTLSERLFNGKTNAKMDYTTIPTVVFSHPAIGTVGLTEDQAIKEYGQDNIKIYKSSFASMYSAVTNHRQESRFKLITAGADEKVVGLHGLGYGVDEMIQGFAVAIKMGATKADFDATVAIHPTTSEEFVIMR; this comes from the coding sequence ATGAGAGAATATGATATCATCGCCATTGGTGGAGGGAGCGGCGGCATCGCCACTATGAACCGAGCTGGTGAACACGGCGCTAAAGCAGCCGTTATCGAAGAGAAAAAATTAGGTGGAACTTGTGTCAATGTCGGCTGTGTTCCTAAAAAAATCATGTGGTATGGAGCGCAAATCGCTGAAAGCTTCCACCACTACGGCCCTGACTATGGTTTTACAAGTTCAGATGTTCAATTTGATTTCGCAAAACTTCGTCAAAATCGTGAAGCCTACATCGACCGTGCTCGCTCATCTTATGATGGAAGTTTCAAGCGCAACGGTGTTGATTTGATTGAAGGTCGTGCTCATTTCATTGATGCTCATACGGTCAGCGTTAATGGTGAATTGATTCGTGCCAAACATATCGTGATTGCGACTGGCGCTCGTCCAAGCATTCCAACTATCCCTGGAGCTGAACTTGGTGGTAGCTCAGACGATGTCTTTGCTTGGGAGCAACTTCCTGAATCTGTTGCGATTCTTGGAGCTGGCTATATCGCCGTTGAATTAGCAGGTGTTCTCCACGCACTAGGAGTAAAAACGGATTTGTTTGTCCGTCGTGATCGTCCCTTGCGCACTTTTGACAGCTACATCGTTGAAGGACTGGTCAATGAAATGGAAAAAACAGGTCTACCTTTACACACACACAAGGTACCAGCTAAACTAGAAAAATCAGAGCAAGGCATTACGATTCATTTCGAAGATGGTTCTAGTCACACTGCCAGCCAAGTTATCTGGGCTACCGGCCGCCGACCAATTGTAGACGGACTGGAGTTAGAAAAGGCCGGCGTTACACTCAACGAACGTGGATTTATCCAAGTGGATGAGTATCAAAATACAGTTGTAGATGGTATCTATGCCCTCGGAGACGTTACTGGTGAGAAGGAACTGACCCCAGTAGCCATCAAGGCAGGACGTACCCTATCTGAACGCCTCTTCAACGGGAAAACAAATGCTAAGATGGACTACACGACTATCCCTACTGTTGTCTTCTCCCACCCAGCAATCGGAACCGTTGGTTTAACTGAGGATCAAGCTATCAAAGAATACGGCCAAGATAACATCAAAATCTACAAGTCAAGCTTTGCATCTATGTACTCAGCCGTTACAAACCATCGTCAAGAATCTCGCTTCAAACTCATCACCGCCGGTGCTGACGAAAAAGTTGTTGGACTTCACGGACTTGGTTACGGAGTGGATGAGATGATTCAAGGATTCGCTGTGGCCATCAAGATGGGAGCAACCAAGGCGGACTTTGATGCTACAGTAGCTATCCACCCAACTACCTCGGAAGAATTTGTAATCATGCGCTAA